In Thamnophis elegans isolate rThaEle1 chromosome 13, rThaEle1.pri, whole genome shotgun sequence, one DNA window encodes the following:
- the LSM1 gene encoding U6 snRNA-associated Sm-like protein LSm1, with protein sequence MDPKRMVQVLVDWRAQPIPSSIALQPTGRGRLRPLRPSLAAYLRVERPTAPDSLLGTPMRTNSPPGTGPLLSPRPAGACASGPGGERPRAGSASPRADAGGGASAASGGKMNYMPGTASLIQDIDKKHLVLLRDGRTLIGYLRSIDQFANLVLHQTVERIHVGKKYGDIPRGIFVVRGENVVLLGEIDLEKESDTPLQQVSIEEILEVQRVEQQTKQESDKLKMQALKERGLSIPKADTLDEY encoded by the exons ATGGATCCAAAACGGATGGTCCAAGTTCTCGTTGACTGGCGAGCACAGCCGATCCCGTCTTCGATTGCGCTCCAGCCAACCGGGCGCGGCCGCCTCCGACCCCTCCGCCCTTCCCTGGCCGCCTATTTAAGGGTCGAGAGGCCGACGGCGCCAGACTCCCTCCTGGGAACACCCATGCGCACCAACTCGCCGCCGGGCACGGGTCCTCTTTTGTCTCCCCGCCCCGCCGGAGCTTGTGCTTCCGGACCGGGCGGGGAGAGGCCAAGAGCAGGTTCCGCTTCTCCCAGGGCCGATGCGGGCGGCGGAGCTTCCGCTGCGTCCGGGGGAAAAATGAATTACATGCCGGGCACGGCCAGCCTCATCCAAGATATCGACA AGAAACACTTGGTCCTCCTTAGAGATGGCAGAACCCTGATTGGATATTTGCGCAGCATTGATCAGTTTG CAAATTTGGTTTTGCACCAAACAGTGGAGCGCATTCATGTGGGCAAAAAGTATGGTGACATCCCTCGTGGCATCTTCGTAGTCAGAGGCGAGAATGTTGTCCTCCTGGGAGAAATT GACCTGGAAAAGGAAAGTGACACCCCTTTGCAGCAAGTCTCGATAGAGGAAATCTTGGAAGTTCAACGGGTAGAGCAGCAAACGAAGCAAGAATCAGACAAGTTAAAAATGCAAGCGCTGAAGGAGCGGGGCCTCTCCATTCCAAAGGCTGATACATTAGACGAATACTAA